A segment of the Manihot esculenta cultivar AM560-2 chromosome 13, M.esculenta_v8, whole genome shotgun sequence genome:
GTGTTAACCTACCAAGTAAcatattaattttgttaattttttaataatataaataatgataaaagaaataattttaaaaaattaaattttaattaataaaaaaatacagtgtaattaaaataaaattaaaaatacagatTTTTTATaccatcaattttaatttttatatttatgcgAATTTTTTTTAGTgagtatataattattaatgcaaacatcaatttttttatatatttcaataaactttttatataatttacataagttttaaaattaaaattttatagttttaaagatttataattatttatttataatttaaaattttaaaattttaaaaatattttaaaagatattaactaataatataatataaaaattaaatagtaatttttttttattgcaatagTAATTTTGCAGTCGTGGTAGTCCAGCCCAATTCGCGCTTTAGAGTTTGGCCCAAACATCCGGTCATGGCACGTGTCAAATGCTGAGATGATCCAGCTGTTTATGCTACAGACAGATCACAGTATCTATCTATCTGAGTGGCAGCAGACCAATCCATATCCTTCTGATGAAGCTAAGAATCCTTGAGAACTCGCGAGTGAATGGCTGTCGTTTTTACACACCGTCCTGTCTCAGCACCACACCAAACTCTGTTTtaaacctctctctctctctctctatctctcttctTCCCTTTCTTCTCCCTTAGCTACTGATCAATGGCAGCTCTGCAATCTCTTCCATTTGCCTCTCCAGTTTCACATCACTTGCAGCAGCAGCCGCGTTCTTTCCCAGGTACTCTCTCTTCTTCCCCTCGTACGCCGTCTGGGgttcttttcttttgcattaatTTAATCTGCTAACTACGACGTTGTTTGTTTTCCAGGCTCAGTATCTTGGGCTGTCCATCGTACTGCAAAGTCCTCATTCAATGGCCAATCTTTGCGGCTGTCCCATCCACAGTTGGCTTTGATTAGGCAGAAAACATCAACATTTGTTACAATGATGGTCAAACCGACAATTCAGTTTATTCAAGGAACTGATGAACAGACAATACCAGATGTAAGGCTAACCAAGTCAAGAGATGGCACAAATGGTGTCGCAATTTTTACATTTGATCAGCCTTCTGTTTTTGATTCGTCTGGTGAACTTGGTGACATTACTGGTTTTTACATGATTGATGAAGAAGGTGTTCTTCAATCAGTTGATGTTAGTGCTAAATTTGTTAATGGAAAGCCATCTCGAATTGAAGCAAAATATGTCATGCGTTCTCCTCAAGATTGGGACAGATTCATGAGATTCATGGAGCGATATGCTAATGCAAATGGCTTGCAATTCGTCAAAAGTTGAGGCAATGTATCACTTTTGTTTGCTTTGTTTTAGTTagccataaaaaaaaatttggagATCTCCATTAATGTGCATATGGAATGCATGCAGCTACCATGTACCTCCTCTCTTCTTGAGAAATTTTGCAGTTCATAGAGTACAATTTCCATTCTCCATTATTGTGCCAAAGTGAGACAAGTCTTTACCTTAGAACTTGTTCTTCCTACTCTAAATCTCTTATTTAATGTAGAAGAAAATGTTCACTAGTTGATCCATATCCTGCACTGTATATTAAGCTTCTCTGATGTAGAACATGTTCATTATCCTTGAATGCACTCTGTTTTGTATGTGATATCCTGTTGTTCTATTTTCGAATTTTGAGTATATTTTCTTATAGAACAATTATGATATGATCTGAAAAGTTTCGTGTTGCGTCCTGAATTGTGACTTGTATTGTGCTTTTGTTTTAACAAGTTAGTTGGAAAAGAATGAAGTTGTGTTTCCTGTATGAATGTAATTAAGCAGAAAATTTCTGAATTCAACCAATTTAAAGTAGGAGATTAATATCACATAATAAACTGTGGTAGTCAAATATAAGTTCCACCAACAAACCTTCATGGCTACAAATCCTCTTATGCAATACCAATGGTGAACTAAATCCTAGGCCTTTTAGTTCAACAACAATCAGAAATGTGATAACTTCTGCTACTTGTACTTCCAAATCACTGAAATGGGGCTTCTAACTCTGGGAAGCTTATTTTGAGAATGCACCCATGTCAAATGCCCTTGTGCAAAGCTTACTGTCTCTTTTACTGTTGTTTTCTTCCTTGATATGAACCATACTCTATAGCTCAAACTTTGATTTATGTGTCTGAAAACTAGACGTCGAGGTTTTACTCTCACTTTGACTCCCTCAGGAGCTGTTACTTCCACTGAGTAGATGGAATTAGGACTCCCCACATTCGTTAGTTGTCTCTTGATCATGTTACTTGTCATTCCATGCTTGAAAATTACTGAAATGGAAGGATAATTGAGGCTGAAACCCTTGTTCGTCTGCAATAGTTCATTGCAGCTTATGTTCCTCTGAGTGATGGTGAAAATTTCTGATCTTGTGTATCCTAGTGTGCATAGATGAATAACATAATCCTCTGGTTTAATGTCGTATATCAATCCTGGATTCATGGCTCTTTCTGGGTTTACATGCCCAGCTCCCATTGCAAAAACTCCTGCTGGTTTTTCACCATCCATTATTGCATTTCCTGAGTTGTCTGTTACATCTGCAGTAGTCATTATTGCTGATTTAACAGCAGCAGGGGTCCATTTAGGATGAACTGAGTGAATCAGTGCAGCAATTCCGCTGACATGGGGACAAGCCATGGATGTTCCTGATAAGACTGTGAAATTTACTCTTCTTGAATCTTCTGGAAGACCAGAAGGGCCTAAGTTTTGAGGCCAGGCTGCTATTATGTTTACTCCAGGAGCAATCATATCTGGTTTGAGGATTGAAGGGTTGATAAAACTTGGTCCTCTGCCTGAAAACTGAGCTACTGCTGGTGCTCTTGACTTCCCGGTTACAGTTCCTCCGAAAAGGATTCGAGCTCTTGGTTTACTTGTGGAGTTTATGTAAGCTTTTAGGCTTACTGATTCTGAAAAACCAATAGATGTTGCAGGAAGAACATGGACATCAACTGTGTCTTCTTCGAGATTGATTTCTGTATTGGCCAAGATCATTGCAGCCCCACCAGATTCCTTCACAGCTTGACCTTTTTCTGCCCTTCCATTGACGCCTCGGTCACAAACGACCATTTTGCCCCGTACTTTTGCTCTTGGGAGAGAGCCTCTGAAGCAAAATTCACTCACCATGTCGCCACCCGTTACGTAAACTAGTTCAAGCTCTTTTACAGTGTTTGAAAACTTGTTTCCTGGGTACATGGATTCTCCATAAAGGAATTGTCCATTTCCCAATTGAACTATAGCAGGAAATTTTCTGTCAATTGTGCTTGCACCAACTGTAGCAATCCATGGAGCTTCATTTGCAACTGAGTTCTGCAGAGGACCATTGTTTCCTGCTGCACAAATAACTGAAATCCCATGCTCAACTGCTCGAAAACTTCCAATTGCAATGCTGTCTGCGAAAAGTGGTATGGAAAAACCTCCCAAAGAAAGGGACAGGACGTCAACTCCatctatgattgcaaaatccattGCAGCTAGGATATCTGAGCTGTAACATCCATTAAACCAGCAAACTTTGTAGACTGCAATGTGTGCACCAGGCGCCATTCCTCGCGCAATACCAGCTCCAATACCGAGCACACTTGCCATTTGTACCGAAGCTCCTCCTGCTGTTGATGATGTGTGAGTTCCATGCCCGTGAGAATCTCTCGCGGACAAATACTCCTGAATAGTGTTTGATGATATCGAAGTAGATGCCACACGGTGACCTTTGTTGAAGAACCTTGCACCAATGAGTTTCTTGTTACAATTATAAGAATCAAAATCTTGCCCTTCTTGGCAAATCCCTCTCCACTTCTTGGGAACTGGTGGCATTCCTTGATCATTGAAGCTTGGACTCTCAGGCCAAACTCCTGTATCAAGGACTCCAATTATTGTTCCACGACCAAATCTAGACTCGTACCAAGCACCTTCTTCACCCGTGCGATTAAGTCCTAGGAATTTGTAAGAATAGGTAGTTTGAACTTGGAGCCTCCTGTCTGGCCTAATTGCAATAACATCAGGCAACTTCTGCAATAACTCGAGCTCTGATTCATAAAGCTGAGCTGCAAAACCTTCCATGGAAGAATGGTATGAGTAGATAAGCCGAGAAGAAGAGTCTTCTTCGGTGGAAATGATCTGCTCAAGAAATGAGATGTGCCAGTGAAACTCAGTAGCAAAGGAAGATCTCGTTTTGCCATGTGGGTGAAGCTGAACTATGTAAGTTTGTAAAGTGTTTGCATGGAGGAAGACAAAGTTGAACAAAAGAATGGAAAAGAAAaggtgagatttggcttccaTGGAAACGTTAAGCTCAAAGAGAATGCCTGGAAGTAGATTATGCATGACTCTGGGGAAGAATTGCAAGGTATTTGAAGGAGTCGGAGCTGAGTCTGGGAAGCATTTCTGAGAAGAAGAGTGAAGAATATGAAACTCGTGAAATTGAAGAGCTCTTCATCACGAGGATCCTTTGTTGGGAGACAGAGGGAGGATATAGTGAGGAGATGAAAGTGTTTACATGAGATGTTTTTGTTTTATAGCCGTTGAAGATTCAAATGTATGAATCTGAGTTTTGTGTTGAGATTGCTCACTGTGGGGAGTGAGAGAGTTTAGTCATTAAATGCTTAGCTCAAAATTTATGG
Coding sequences within it:
- the LOC110629139 gene encoding subtilisin-like protease SBT1.2, which codes for MHNLLPGILFELNVSMEAKSHLFFSILLFNFVFLHANTLQTYIVQLHPHGKTRSSFATEFHWHISFLEQIISTEEDSSSRLIYSYHSSMEGFAAQLYESELELLQKLPDVIAIRPDRRLQVQTTYSYKFLGLNRTGEEGAWYESRFGRGTIIGVLDTGVWPESPSFNDQGMPPVPKKWRGICQEGQDFDSYNCNKKLIGARFFNKGHRVASTSISSNTIQEYLSARDSHGHGTHTSSTAGGASVQMASVLGIGAGIARGMAPGAHIAVYKVCWFNGCYSSDILAAMDFAIIDGVDVLSLSLGGFSIPLFADSIAIGSFRAVEHGISVICAAGNNGPLQNSVANEAPWIATVGASTIDRKFPAIVQLGNGQFLYGESMYPGNKFSNTVKELELVYVTGGDMVSEFCFRGSLPRAKVRGKMVVCDRGVNGRAEKGQAVKESGGAAMILANTEINLEEDTVDVHVLPATSIGFSESVSLKAYINSTSKPRARILFGGTVTGKSRAPAVAQFSGRGPSFINPSILKPDMIAPGVNIIAAWPQNLGPSGLPEDSRRVNFTVLSGTSMACPHVSGIAALIHSVHPKWTPAAVKSAIMTTADVTDNSGNAIMDGEKPAGVFAMGAGHVNPERAMNPGLIYDIKPEDYVIHLCTLGYTRSEIFTITQRNISCNELLQTNKGFSLNYPSISVIFKHGMTSNMIKRQLTNVGSPNSIYSVEVTAPEGVKVRVKPRRLVFRHINQSLSYRVWFISRKKTTVKETVSFAQGHLTWVHSQNKLPRVRSPISVIWKYK
- the LOC110629140 gene encoding photosystem II reaction center PSB28 protein, chloroplastic encodes the protein MAALQSLPFASPVSHHLQQQPRSFPGSVSWAVHRTAKSSFNGQSLRLSHPQLALIRQKTSTFVTMMVKPTIQFIQGTDEQTIPDVRLTKSRDGTNGVAIFTFDQPSVFDSSGELGDITGFYMIDEEGVLQSVDVSAKFVNGKPSRIEAKYVMRSPQDWDRFMRFMERYANANGLQFVKS